Proteins from one Pyrobaculum neutrophilum V24Sta genomic window:
- a CDS encoding type II toxin-antitoxin system antitoxin SocA domain-containing protein → MEVGRRALLYLVVSHWRRWGEVWGKKKVQKLMFLVEHWDGGRGVSRSLGLTGYGFVVWLYGPYSPQVDEDLEWLVEEGYISERVYGYDSYHSVVADGEVVRLGFYDDDKSPKVIYVYRPTWRARFVRVEEKLRARIDAVVDKFGRYTANELEILTTAMLGVEKRKTLGKRVDEIVQLGGGTRNTH, encoded by the coding sequence GGGGAGGTGTGGGGGAAGAAGAAGGTGCAGAAGCTGATGTTTCTGGTGGAGCACTGGGACGGGGGGAGGGGGGTGTCCAGATCGCTGGGACTCACGGGGTACGGGTTCGTGGTGTGGCTCTACGGGCCCTACTCGCCTCAGGTGGATGAGGATTTGGAGTGGCTTGTGGAGGAGGGGTACATCTCGGAGAGGGTGTACGGATACGACTCGTACCACAGCGTGGTTGCCGACGGCGAGGTGGTGAGGCTGGGCTTCTACGACGACGACAAGTCGCCCAAGGTGATATACGTGTACCGCCCCACCTGGCGCGCCAGGTTCGTGAGGGTGGAGGAGAAGCTCCGGGCGAGGATAGACGCCGTGGTGGACAAGTTCGGCCGCTACACCGCGAACGAGCTTGAGATCCTCACGACGGCGATGCTGGGCGTCGAGAAAAGGAAGACACTCGGGAAGAGAGTAGACGAAATAGTCCAGCTAGGCGGCGGAACGCGTAATACCCATTAA